One genomic window of Parasteatoda tepidariorum isolate YZ-2023 chromosome 9, CAS_Ptep_4.0, whole genome shotgun sequence includes the following:
- the LOC107445836 gene encoding uncharacterized protein: protein MLLNIILLIIFFLHSSHHCCGIKDVPFLDETLLCSEGIIDRRDELPLYEPSFDRIVDVAFSPDAPLPLPFLRRFSEDNDPDVPYSGRDTPQLRLKKRSVTESREIEKDDGDQYEVRFLTPLLRETRDKEDIKTIHLSPSFTPRLGRSQDGNINGASRDLKAEGRSEKKNKINLLAGSAFTPRLGRSENSPRIRFQAGSAFTPRLGRSRDFTSRQQRANRINLNAGSAFTPRLGRSDGTKMIVNAGSSFTPRLGRSEDRSRIQLNAGSAFTPRLG, encoded by the exons ATGTTACTCAATATcatattacttataattttttttcttcactcatCTCATCATTGTTGTG GCATTAAGGACGTTCCTTTCTTGGATGAGACTCTTCTGTGCTCGGAGGGAATCATTGACAGAAGAGATGAATTGCCACTTTATGAACCCTCTTTTGACAGAATCGTAGATGTGGCTTTTTCTCCTGATGCACCCCTTCCCCTTCCTTTTTTGAGACGCTTTTCCGAAGACAACGACCCAGATGTGCCATACAGCGGCAGGGATACACCTCAACTCCGTCTGAAAAAAAGATCTGTTACGGAATCGAGAGAAATCGAGAAAGATGACGGAGACCAGTATGAAGTCAGATTTCTGACTCCCCTATTGCGAGAAACCAGAGACAAAGAAGACATCAAGACAATCCACCTGTCTCCTTCGTTCACACCCCGACTCGGCCGATCCCAAGACGGAAACATCAACGGAGCATCTCGAGATTTGAAAGCGGAAGGAAGgtctgaaaaaaagaataaaataaacctGCTTGCAGGAAGTGCATTCACTCCGAGACTTGGCAGATCTGAAAACTCGCCAAGAATCCGTTTTCAAGCTGGTAGCGCGTTCACGCCAAGATTAGGCAGATCTAGAGACTTCACCTCCAGACAACAGAGAGCCAATCGGATCAATTTGAACGCGGGGAGTGCCTTCACGCCAAGGCTTGGAAGATCGGATGGTACCAAAATGATTGTCAACGCCGGAAGTAGCTTCACTCCCCGCCTCGGAAGGTCTGAGGACCGAAGCAGAATACAATTGAATGCTGGAAGTGCTTTCACGCCAAGACTGGGTTAA